A DNA window from Ctenopharyngodon idella isolate HZGC_01 chromosome 8, HZGC01, whole genome shotgun sequence contains the following coding sequences:
- the tbx16 gene encoding T-box transcription factor 16 — protein MQAIRDLKHNFSLPPPPSMAGAGDSYHQGNIRMTLEDPDLWRSFHEIGTEMIITKPGRRMFPHCKISLSGLVPYAKYILLVDMVPEDGLRYKWNKDKWEVAGKAEPQPPYRTYLHPDSPAPGSHWMKQPVSFLKLKLTNNALDQHGHIILHSMHRYHPRFHIVQADDLYSVRWSVFQTFTFPETTFTAVTAYQNTKITKLKIDHNPFAKGFRDEGTNSKRRANRSLADPERVAKKMNVSKDSEHGSPRDIQQSSCEGLDDEHTGRKESEVKAERYSPWGGVCDRDNSHALRAESPLGSDPRDMYSSEQLVPGQNTYQPYRFHEYGKSPSPSSSSAGSSSGCGSTGRSSFESRVPDVATVPDHDTSSKPSAPEFGLPPCPPHPSAGHQDYTGVLNMAIAQAKPGMLGHHPLYTPYSTEQSLGQWSGAASAQYPPPPPPHHHLPSEYSTQAVHHGYHHGNVGDWSQYPLFSYSCW, from the exons ATGCAGGCTATCAGAG ACCTCAAGCACAATTTCAGCCTCCCTCCTCCGCCTTCCATGGCTGGAGCCGGTGATTCCTATCACCAAGGCAACATCCGAATGACTCTAGAGGATCCGGATCTGTGGAGATCCTTCCATGAGATCGGCACTGAGATGATCATCACCAAACCTGGCAG GAGGATGTTTCCACACTGCAAAATCAGCTTGTCTGGATTGGTGCCTTATGCAAAGTACATCTTACTGGTGGACATGGTACCTGAAGACGGTCTCAGATATAAG TGGAACAAGGACAAGTGGGAAGTCGCAGGTAAGGCTGAGCCTCAGCCGCCCTACAGGACGTACCTACACCCTGATTCACCAGCGCCCGGCAGCCACTGGATGAAACAGCCCGTGTCCTTCCTCAAACTCAAGCTTACCAACAATGCCCTGGACCAGCATGGACAT ATTATCCTTCACTCCATGCACCGCTACCACCCGCGTTTCCATATCGTCCAGGCTGATGATCTGTACAGTGTACGCTGGAGTGTCTTCCAAACCTTTACCTTCCCCGAGACGACCTTCACTGCTGTCACTGCGTACCAGAACACAAAG ATCACAAAGCTGAAAATCGACCACAATCCCTTTGCCAAAGGATTCAGAGATGAGGGTACAAACTCTAAAAG ACGAGCAAACAGAAGTCTGGCTGATCCTGAGAGAGTTGCAAAGAAAATGAACGTGTCAAAAGACTCTGAACATGGAAGCCCAAGAG ATATCCAACAGTCCTCTTGTGAAGGTCTGGATGATGAACACACGGGCCGTAAGGAGTCGGAGGTGAAGGCCGAGCGGTACTCCCCATGGGGAGGTGTGTGCGACCGGGACAACAGCCATGCTCTCCGGGCAGAGTCCCCACTGGGCTCGGACCCTCGAGACATGTACAGCTCTGAACAGCTTGTACCTGGACAGAACACGTACCAGCCGTACAG ATTTCATGAATACGGCAAGTCCCCGTCTCCATCCTCCTCCAGTGCTGGCAGCAGCAGTGGATGTGGAAGCACCGGCCGCTCCAGCTTTGAGTCCCGCGTGCCGGATGTTGCCACCGTGCCCGATCACGACACCTCCAGCAAGCCCTCCGCCCCAGAGTTCGGCCTCCCCCCCTGCCCACCACATCCCTCCGCAGGGCACCAGGACTACACAGGGGTGCTGAACATGGCCATAGCCCAGGCCAAGCCAGGTATGCTGGGCCACCATCCTCTCTACACCCCCTACAGCACAGAACAGTCTCTGGGACAGTGGAGCGGGGCAGCGTCCGCTCAATACCCCCCTCCACCACCTCCCCATCATCACCTACCCAGCGAATACAGCACCCAGGCCGTCCATCACGGGTATCACCACGGAAATGTAGGGGACTGGAGCCAATACCCATTGTTCTCTTACTCGTGCTGGTGA